The Ziziphus jujuba cultivar Dongzao chromosome 3, ASM3175591v1 region ACGCTCGAATCAAAATCTGACAACGACGTCGGAAACGGTCCCCTTCTGGAACCGCCTTACCGCAATCGAATGTCGAACAGCCAAAGCGCAGGAGGTGGATACGGCAATCGAATGTCGAACAGCCGAAGCGCAGGAGGTGGAAGTGGGGGCGCACAAATCGCTCGAAGCGGTGTTGAAGCCGGCGGAGTCTGCGTTGAAGGAGGTGGAATCGGCGGATTCAGCAAGCATATTAGGGTAAGAGGATTGTTGATCAAACTCAAAGATTTCACAAAGACGGTCCGCAAATCGGACCCGCTTTTTCAGACGAGAGTAGGGAGTGGGTGGTAGCGGTTGAGTTTCCATGGCCGGAGGCTCTGTTTGGATCGAAAGAAAGTggtgagaaaaaagaaaaaaaagaagggaaagaaaaaaggacaaggaaaaaaaaataggggagaaaaaggaaataagagagagagagagagagagttggagTAAATGTGTTTGAttggttatttataatttttttatataatatataattgcaTTAGATTTTTAATGGTTGCATATACACACGTAATATGTTGCCATAAATATTTAGGGAGgacttttttttaatgataaatactCAAtattgctttatatatatatatatatatatatattattattattcaatttgCTGAGAAATGAAATGTcacataagttttttttttctttttataaattttttgggcaaggaataaatataataatattagttaATCAATATTTGGACGGATTTTGGTTgtagatatttatttttatttaatttttgaataccgatataaatcaattattattattattattattattataaaggaTAGATTATAATTCAATGTCTATtaaggaatttaaaaattattcctTAATTATCTTTGGATAGAGTTTCAGTCCAATATAAATTTCTATAAATAGAAATTCTATTTCTATATAATCATCACACAGGTCTAATTGAActaagtatatatttttataaatacagTCCTAGCCAAATCCTTTCCAATATTCTTCCATTCCATCCATTGCACCGTGCTTAATATTATGAATAATTTTGAATTGTATTGTTCAATAGGCTTTCGTgatgttttgataatatttcctTGAGCAGGAATGTTTTGTTTTATACTAGGGTTTGAGCtcttgaattttttcttttagaactAATGATATAATTAGAATGCACATATACGTTcgtagatttttattttttcttttgataaatccATTCTTAAATTTTAAGCTTTTTGTTGATAATTGCTATTAAATTGGAAAGTAGTTTCCATTATCATATAGCATGtactaattgattatttataattttaagggAGGGTTCTTTTCCTTGACTTTtgcttattttgtttattttattttattgttgtacttttttttttgtt contains the following coding sequences:
- the LOC125423524 gene encoding uncharacterized protein LOC125423524, with the protein product METQPLPPTPYSRLKKRVRFADRLCEIFEFDQQSSYPNMLAESADSTSFNADSAGFNTASSDLCAPTSTSCASAVRHSIAVSTSCALAVRHSIAVAANFSGFKVTSVNAARELSRLFYFLKLDIEFKSGLRPTLST